A section of the Passer domesticus isolate bPasDom1 chromosome 33, bPasDom1.hap1, whole genome shotgun sequence genome encodes:
- the LOC135288497 gene encoding uncharacterized protein LOC135288497 isoform X1: MERRRWRWIQRLIWMRRWKLTEKTLERKRWTWMWMRKRRWKWIWKSPLRTWTLIEKAVPDEEEEMEVDTKIDREEDIETEGEGPGEEEMEVEVEVEEEIELDMEESIEDMDLD, encoded by the exons atggagaggaggagatggaggtggatacaaagattgatatggatgaggagatggaaattgaCGGAGAAGactctggagaggaagagatggacgtggatgtggatgaggaagaggagatggaagtggatatggaagagtccattgaggacatggacattgattgaaaag gctgtcccagatgaagaggaggagatggaggtggatacaaAGATTGATAGAGAGGAGGACATAGAGACGGAGGGagaaggccctggagaggaggagatggaggtggaggtggaggtggaagAGGAGATCGAattggatatggaagagtccattgaggacatggacctTGACtga